Proteins from one Nitrobacteraceae bacterium AZCC 2146 genomic window:
- a CDS encoding putative dehydrogenase (product_source=COG0673; cath_funfam=3.40.50.720; cog=COG0673; pfam=PF01408,PF02894; superfamily=51735), protein MQDGIIGIGVVGYGYWGPNLVRNFANSESARVIGVSDLDSVKLAASKRFYPGVFTTSDFQELLKHPQIDAVVIATPVHTHYELALAALRAGKHVLVEKPLAQTSEQVRRLIDEADRRKLTLMVDHTFLYTPAVQKIRQLIVEGALGDIYYYDSIRSSLGLFQSDVNVIWDLAVHDISIILHILDEDPVAVSATGACHVAGSPENMAHITLFFQSSCVAHVSVNWLSPVKVRQTYVGGSRKMIVYDDLEPTEKIKVYDKGITVNGSLEKAHQLRIGYRAGDMWAPHIPAKEALHTEAEHFIDCLCNGTAPISSGASGLRVVEILEAASQSIAAHGRPVQLKKSIQIREPVS, encoded by the coding sequence ATGCAGGATGGTATCATCGGAATTGGCGTGGTCGGATATGGCTATTGGGGGCCGAACCTTGTACGCAATTTTGCAAACAGTGAATCGGCGCGGGTTATCGGCGTCAGCGATCTTGATTCGGTAAAGCTTGCGGCCAGCAAGCGGTTCTATCCTGGAGTGTTTACGACATCGGATTTCCAGGAGCTTCTTAAACATCCCCAGATCGACGCGGTCGTCATTGCGACCCCGGTCCACACACATTATGAGCTGGCTCTCGCCGCGCTCAGAGCCGGAAAGCACGTCTTGGTGGAGAAGCCGCTAGCTCAGACCTCTGAGCAGGTGCGTCGGCTGATTGACGAGGCGGATCGACGGAAGCTGACGTTGATGGTTGATCATACGTTCCTGTACACACCCGCCGTACAGAAGATCCGCCAGTTGATCGTTGAAGGAGCGCTTGGAGATATTTACTATTACGACAGCATTCGCTCGAGCCTTGGCCTGTTTCAAAGCGACGTCAATGTGATCTGGGATCTGGCGGTCCATGACATTTCGATCATTCTTCACATTTTGGATGAGGATCCGGTTGCTGTCTCGGCGACAGGGGCGTGCCACGTCGCAGGATCACCTGAGAATATGGCACATATCACGCTGTTTTTTCAGAGCAGCTGCGTCGCTCATGTTAGCGTCAATTGGCTATCACCCGTAAAGGTACGGCAGACCTATGTCGGCGGCAGCCGAAAGATGATCGTGTACGATGATCTGGAGCCGACTGAAAAAATCAAGGTGTATGACAAGGGAATTACGGTAAACGGCTCGCTTGAGAAAGCCCATCAACTCAGGATCGGGTACCGTGCCGGAGATATGTGGGCACCTCATATCCCAGCCAAAGAGGCGTTGCATACGGAAGCGGAGCACTTTATCGACTGCCTTTGCAACGGCACGGCGCCCATTTCAAGTGGAGCGTCGGGTCTGCGGGTGGTGGAGATTTTAGAGGCAGCCTCCCAGTCGATTGCCGCGCATGGCAGACCGGTTCAGTTAAAGAAGAGTATTCAAATCCGGGAGCCGGTATCGTGA
- a CDS encoding N-acetylglucosaminyldiphosphoundecaprenol N-acetyl-beta-D-mannosaminyltransferase (product_source=KO:K05946; cog=COG1922; ko=KO:K05946; pfam=PF03808; superfamily=51621; tigrfam=TIGR00696), protein MRQIFLGCPIDILTMTETVKLARDAMCDRRRLQHVALNVAKLVNMRRDPVLAADVIGSDLVTVDGMGVVWGARLLGLPVKERVTGVDLLQQLLAVCAEEGLRPYFLGATHATLQQAAAQTLKMHPSISFAGIRDGYFTKEQEQDVVDHIRRCGADCLFIGMPTPRKERFLAAHRDSLNVPFIMGVGGSFDILAGQVRRAPTSMQSLGLEWLYRIYQEPGRMWWRYTKTNTLFAGILAQEVMHHVLHSSSKVGGAVPTDPTGSRG, encoded by the coding sequence ATGCGTCAGATTTTTCTGGGTTGCCCCATCGATATTTTAACGATGACCGAAACGGTCAAATTGGCCCGTGACGCGATGTGCGACCGGCGAAGACTGCAACATGTCGCCCTCAACGTCGCGAAGCTCGTCAATATGCGCCGGGATCCCGTCTTGGCGGCAGACGTTATTGGCAGCGATTTGGTGACGGTTGACGGGATGGGCGTTGTCTGGGGCGCGCGACTTCTCGGCCTTCCGGTGAAGGAACGCGTAACTGGCGTCGATCTGCTTCAACAGCTCCTGGCGGTGTGCGCGGAAGAGGGGCTCAGGCCGTATTTTCTTGGCGCGACGCACGCCACCCTGCAGCAGGCGGCGGCGCAAACCCTGAAAATGCATCCATCGATCAGCTTCGCCGGAATCAGAGATGGCTATTTTACCAAAGAGCAAGAGCAGGACGTCGTCGACCACATCAGGCGCTGCGGGGCTGATTGCCTGTTCATCGGGATGCCCACCCCACGGAAAGAGCGGTTCCTGGCGGCCCATCGCGACAGCTTGAATGTTCCGTTCATCATGGGTGTTGGCGGCTCCTTCGACATTCTGGCCGGCCAGGTTCGTCGGGCCCCGACCTCAATGCAGTCGCTCGGCCTCGAATGGCTTTACCGCATTTACCAGGAGCCTGGGCGGATGTGGTGGCGTTACACAAAAACCAACACGCTCTTTGCTGGGATATTGGCGCAGGAGGTCATGCACCATGTGCTGCATTCGAGCTCAAAAGTTGGCGGCGCAGTGCCGACCGATCCAACAGGATCAAGGGGCTAG
- a CDS encoding UDP-N-acetylglucosamine 2-epimerase (non-hydrolyzing) (product_source=KO:K01791; cath_funfam=3.40.50.2000; cog=COG0381; ko=KO:K01791; pfam=PF02350; superfamily=53756; tigrfam=TIGR00236) has product MGKHFLVLLGTRPEAIKLFPIINRLKAENGSAVTVCATAQHRHLLDQVLKLTNIVPDIDLNIMTENQTLDQLSARLLENIGAALDRLRPSRVIVQGDTSTAMMGALASYYRRIPVSHVEAGLRSGDVHSPWPEEVNRKIVGTIADQHFAPTDRAAKALQSENISRERIHVTGNTVVDALLATKAIVDSDPRLASRWDSIRRIHGNRRIILVTCHRRENFGDGIINIVDALLEILSREDVVIILPIHPNPNVHDILASRLSNHPRVELIKPQEYTDFVGLLSLAYLVLTDSGGVQEEAPTLGKPVLVMRDTTERPEGVDAGTALLVGANSKRIVEETVRLLDDDEHYATMSRAHNPFGDGRASERIVRILLDA; this is encoded by the coding sequence GTGGGAAAGCATTTCTTGGTTCTTTTAGGGACACGCCCGGAGGCGATCAAACTCTTTCCAATCATCAATCGATTGAAGGCCGAAAATGGCTCGGCCGTCACTGTTTGCGCCACCGCCCAACACCGGCATCTGCTGGACCAGGTTCTCAAGTTGACCAATATCGTTCCCGACATCGATCTCAATATCATGACGGAGAATCAAACCCTCGATCAGTTGAGTGCACGACTATTGGAAAATATCGGCGCAGCTCTTGATCGTCTTCGCCCAAGCAGGGTCATTGTGCAGGGGGATACGAGCACTGCAATGATGGGAGCTCTTGCCTCGTACTATCGGCGGATTCCGGTGTCGCATGTCGAGGCGGGGTTGAGGAGCGGCGACGTGCACTCTCCCTGGCCGGAAGAGGTAAATCGAAAAATTGTTGGAACTATCGCCGATCAGCATTTCGCTCCGACCGATAGGGCAGCAAAGGCACTTCAATCCGAAAATATTTCGAGAGAACGTATCCACGTCACTGGAAACACCGTGGTCGACGCGCTGCTTGCCACGAAAGCCATTGTCGATTCGGATCCACGGCTTGCTTCGCGCTGGGATAGCATACGTAGAATCCACGGAAACCGTCGCATCATATTGGTGACGTGCCATCGCCGCGAGAATTTCGGTGATGGGATTATCAACATAGTCGATGCGCTGTTGGAAATCCTCAGCCGCGAAGACGTTGTAATCATTCTCCCCATTCATCCCAATCCAAACGTGCATGATATTCTGGCAAGTCGGCTGTCAAATCATCCGCGCGTCGAGCTGATCAAACCTCAGGAATACACCGACTTCGTTGGCCTGCTTTCTCTCGCCTATCTTGTCCTGACAGATTCGGGCGGCGTACAGGAGGAGGCGCCGACCCTCGGCAAGCCGGTGCTCGTCATGCGCGATACGACAGAGCGTCCGGAGGGCGTGGACGCCGGAACGGCTCTCCTCGTTGGAGCAAACTCCAAGAGAATTGTTGAGGAGACCGTACGCCTTCTCGATGACGATGAGCACTATGCGACGATGTCGCGGGCGCACAATCCGTTCGGAGATGGACGAGCAAGTGAACGTATTGTGAGGATTTTACTCGATGCATGA
- a CDS encoding UDP-N-acetyl-D-mannosaminuronic acid dehydrogenase (product_source=KO:K02472; cath_funfam=3.40.50.720; cog=COG0677; ko=KO:K02472; pfam=PF00984,PF03720,PF03721; smart=SM00984; superfamily=48179,51735,52413; tigrfam=TIGR03026; transmembrane_helix_parts=Inside_1_6,TMhelix_7_24,Outside_25_421), which produces MHEIQKVAVIGLGYIGLPTAAVIASRGMQVIGIDTNEEIVKTVASGAIHIAEPDLDGLVQKVISNGSLVVTTKPEAADVFVIAVPTPIDGANRPDLTCVLAAVDSIANLIVSGNIVILESTSPIGTTENIAKRISELRPDLSIGANGKEGVEHVSVAYCPERVLPGRILTELVNNDRCIGGITTSCTRRAQRFYKMFVRGACVATTARAAELVKLTENAFRDTNIAFANELSLICDRYAINVWEVIDLANRHPRVNVLKPGPGVGGHCIAVDPWFIIESAPDLARVMRTSREVNNNKTAMIIERAIALIDDHPYASVACCGLTFKANVDDLRESPAMEIVLHLAAKYGERIKVVEPNLRRLPCELGKHGAEFMTVDEAVRTCEIAILLVDHDEFKLVSLAERRHLDVIDTRGIWQDMPVRT; this is translated from the coding sequence ATGCATGAAATTCAGAAGGTTGCGGTCATTGGACTTGGTTACATCGGGTTGCCGACTGCGGCGGTAATTGCAAGCCGCGGTATGCAAGTTATCGGAATCGATACTAACGAGGAGATTGTGAAGACCGTTGCGTCCGGTGCGATCCACATTGCTGAGCCCGACCTCGATGGTTTGGTGCAAAAGGTTATTTCGAATGGCTCGTTAGTCGTCACGACCAAGCCCGAGGCCGCCGATGTGTTCGTGATCGCAGTGCCGACACCGATTGACGGCGCGAATCGACCGGACTTGACGTGCGTGCTGGCCGCAGTCGACAGCATTGCGAACCTGATTGTTTCCGGCAACATCGTTATTCTGGAGTCGACCTCGCCCATCGGTACAACTGAAAATATCGCAAAGAGGATTTCGGAGCTACGCCCCGACTTAAGTATCGGCGCAAACGGTAAAGAAGGAGTCGAACATGTCTCCGTTGCATATTGTCCGGAGCGGGTTTTGCCGGGGCGAATCCTTACGGAGCTCGTCAATAATGATCGCTGTATCGGCGGGATAACCACTTCGTGCACGAGGCGTGCTCAGCGATTTTACAAGATGTTCGTTCGCGGAGCGTGCGTTGCCACGACAGCCCGCGCCGCGGAATTGGTGAAGCTGACCGAAAATGCCTTTCGGGACACCAATATCGCCTTTGCCAACGAGCTGTCTCTCATCTGCGATCGATATGCGATCAACGTTTGGGAAGTAATAGATCTGGCAAATCGTCATCCTCGGGTCAACGTTCTCAAGCCGGGACCCGGCGTGGGCGGACACTGCATCGCAGTCGATCCGTGGTTCATTATCGAATCGGCGCCCGACCTTGCGCGGGTCATGAGGACAAGTCGAGAAGTCAATAATAACAAGACGGCGATGATTATCGAACGCGCCATCGCGTTGATTGATGATCATCCTTACGCCAGCGTTGCTTGCTGCGGTCTGACCTTCAAGGCAAATGTCGATGATTTGAGGGAAAGCCCTGCGATGGAGATCGTGCTGCACCTTGCGGCGAAGTACGGAGAGCGCATCAAGGTCGTAGAACCGAATTTGCGTCGGCTCCCCTGCGAACTCGGGAAGCATGGAGCAGAATTCATGACTGTTGATGAGGCCGTGCGGACTTGTGAAATCGCGATTCTGCTGGTCGACCACGATGAGTTCAAATTAGTGTCTTTGGCCGAACGGCGCCATCTGGACGTGATCGATACCCGCGGAATTTGGCAGGACATGCCTGTTCGAACATGA
- a CDS encoding hypothetical protein (product_source=Hypo-rule applied; superfamily=48208): protein MFQFLTQRYHSQSGLFFDAPFGFRRRFASFATQTYLTISCYHYGELIGNTAAVEMANACARKLIALQGPCGEWPWFFDAEKGQVLDFYEVYSVHQYGMAPAFLECAERHGVLEAREALVKGFNWVLGNNQLARSMLIPELHLSVRSQIRKAELRTNKLRMLRAVRNAYLRQPAILVDPAHVGLRLECRSYELGWILWSFGRRTDLLQLTHNQIFIEAQKSKRFSGQPNLQLAGLSA from the coding sequence TTGTTTCAATTCCTGACTCAACGCTACCACAGCCAGTCTGGGCTGTTCTTTGATGCCCCGTTTGGCTTTCGGCGACGATTTGCGTCGTTTGCGACCCAGACTTACCTGACGATCTCTTGCTATCACTATGGCGAACTGATTGGAAATACAGCAGCCGTTGAAATGGCAAACGCGTGTGCCCGGAAGCTGATTGCACTACAAGGGCCTTGCGGTGAGTGGCCCTGGTTCTTTGACGCGGAAAAAGGCCAGGTGCTTGATTTTTACGAAGTCTATTCGGTCCATCAATACGGAATGGCTCCCGCCTTCCTTGAATGCGCTGAACGTCACGGTGTGCTTGAAGCGCGAGAGGCGCTCGTCAAGGGTTTCAATTGGGTGTTGGGCAACAATCAGTTGGCCAGATCGATGCTCATACCTGAGTTGCACCTAAGCGTTCGCTCGCAAATCCGAAAGGCCGAATTGCGAACGAACAAGTTACGCATGCTGCGGGCTGTGCGAAACGCATATCTGCGACAACCTGCTATCCTGGTAGATCCCGCCCACGTAGGTCTCCGTTTGGAGTGTCGAAGTTACGAGCTCGGATGGATCCTTTGGTCGTTCGGCAGACGAACGGACCTCCTCCAACTGACCCACAACCAGATTTTCATTGAAGCCCAAAAAAGTAAGAGATTTAGCGGTCAGCCAAATTTGCAACTCGCTGGTCTGTCTGCTTAA
- a CDS encoding hypothetical protein (product_source=Hypo-rule applied; superfamily=48239) encodes MNMSSDNDVVRASMQLRKSQLWRNSPLVNYALAGLQKCWLPEHGRWSHIYHLDGRDYPNESLPHSDVFYTLNVLLGMSRLNAIPVNINTSEIFERNVSQLTRLPVSNYAFGMALWTAAELNLQVPPDVVRHLNRLLAEKKLGGLSSARSRDVAYGNFGSGQSGSIGLAWFCEFVVSIPDSTLPQPVWAVL; translated from the coding sequence ATGAACATGAGTTCGGATAATGACGTTGTGAGGGCTTCAATGCAGCTCCGCAAGAGCCAGTTGTGGCGGAATTCACCGTTGGTGAACTACGCCTTGGCAGGCCTTCAAAAATGCTGGCTTCCGGAGCATGGTCGTTGGTCGCACATCTACCATCTGGATGGCCGCGATTATCCAAACGAGTCGTTGCCGCACAGCGACGTGTTTTACACGCTCAATGTTCTTCTCGGCATGTCGCGCCTGAACGCGATCCCAGTGAATATCAATACCTCCGAGATATTTGAGCGGAATGTCTCCCAACTTACGAGGCTTCCAGTCTCCAACTATGCGTTCGGGATGGCGCTATGGACGGCGGCCGAGTTGAATCTCCAAGTGCCGCCAGATGTGGTGCGCCACCTGAATAGGCTACTGGCGGAGAAGAAACTGGGCGGCCTTTCGAGCGCAAGATCTCGGGATGTTGCTTACGGGAATTTTGGCTCAGGCCAGAGCGGGTCGATCGGATTGGCTTGGTTCTGCGAATTCGTTGTTTCAATTCCTGACTCAACGCTACCACAGCCAGTCTGGGCTGTTCTTTGA
- a CDS encoding hemolysin D (product_source=KO:K11003; cath_funfam=2.40.50.100; cog=COG0845; ko=KO:K11003; pfam=PF13437; superfamily=111369; tigrfam=TIGR01843; transmembrane_helix_parts=Inside_1_61,TMhelix_62_84,Outside_85_475) codes for MTSTEKPAADASIGKRPPTTARRRRRLFRSGLPLRTAAVAEFQSDAIEIGERKPPRVARLTLYCVVAMILAGITWASLSHVDMIVTAQGRLITDRPNLVVQPLETSVIRDIHVKAGDVVGRGQALAALDPTFSQADADQLRTRVAALDAAVNRLNAELGGQEYVATDSANPDDVLQGKLFLQRKAFYDTQLRNYDAQIASARANLKSSQDEDVLLVQRLENMRSIEVMRGVLMDKEVGSRLNFLLSRDARLDVENNLSRIRGSQADYSHRIEKVLAEQQAFIEDFRRTAYQDLVDTRAKRSSAAEDLKKAELRRQLIVLTAPVDAVVLEVANRTVGSVVREAETIFVLVPRDAPLQAEVNVDGKDIGQIATGQSVRLKFEAFPFQKYGTGSGKVRVVSQDSFVPDPKSAGLSRAASPYYRVLVDLDETRLRSKAAQFQMIPGMAVTAEVKVGYRSVISYFLYPLLRGLDESIREP; via the coding sequence ATGACCAGCACGGAAAAACCAGCGGCTGACGCATCGATCGGAAAGCGACCTCCGACGACTGCTCGACGACGGCGGCGTCTATTCAGATCCGGTCTGCCGCTAAGAACGGCGGCGGTTGCGGAATTCCAGTCCGACGCTATCGAGATCGGTGAGCGTAAGCCGCCGCGCGTTGCCCGCCTCACGCTTTATTGCGTTGTAGCGATGATTCTTGCAGGAATCACTTGGGCATCGCTTTCGCACGTGGATATGATTGTGACGGCGCAAGGGAGGCTGATTACGGATCGCCCAAATCTGGTTGTTCAGCCACTCGAGACTTCGGTCATCCGCGATATCCATGTCAAAGCTGGGGACGTCGTCGGCCGTGGCCAGGCGCTGGCGGCGCTCGATCCTACCTTCTCGCAGGCCGATGCCGATCAGTTGCGGACGCGCGTTGCCGCACTGGATGCTGCGGTTAATCGTCTTAATGCAGAACTTGGCGGTCAGGAATACGTCGCGACAGATTCAGCGAACCCGGATGATGTCTTGCAAGGCAAACTGTTCCTTCAACGTAAGGCATTTTACGATACGCAACTACGCAACTACGACGCGCAGATCGCGAGCGCGCGGGCAAATCTGAAGAGCAGCCAGGACGAGGATGTTTTGCTGGTTCAGCGGCTCGAAAACATGCGCTCAATCGAGGTCATGCGCGGAGTCCTGATGGACAAGGAGGTTGGATCGCGACTAAATTTCCTGCTGTCTCGCGACGCGCGCCTTGACGTGGAAAACAATCTGTCGCGCATTCGTGGAAGCCAAGCGGACTATTCGCATCGTATCGAAAAAGTTTTGGCCGAGCAACAGGCCTTCATCGAGGACTTTCGTCGCACGGCCTATCAGGATCTTGTGGACACACGTGCCAAGCGTAGCAGCGCCGCGGAAGATCTCAAGAAGGCAGAGCTCAGAAGGCAACTGATCGTGCTGACAGCGCCGGTCGATGCGGTAGTGCTGGAGGTGGCAAACCGGACGGTCGGTTCGGTCGTACGCGAGGCCGAGACAATCTTTGTGCTCGTTCCGCGCGATGCGCCATTGCAAGCTGAAGTCAACGTCGACGGCAAGGATATTGGGCAGATCGCGACCGGTCAGTCGGTGCGGCTCAAATTTGAAGCCTTTCCATTTCAGAAATATGGGACTGGGTCGGGAAAGGTTCGCGTCGTTAGCCAAGATTCCTTTGTGCCGGATCCGAAAAGTGCTGGTTTGTCTCGTGCGGCATCTCCGTATTACCGGGTTCTGGTGGATCTGGACGAGACGCGATTGCGTTCCAAAGCCGCGCAATTTCAGATGATTCCCGGGATGGCGGTTACGGCCGAGGTGAAGGTCGGGTACCGGAGCGTGATCTCGTACTTCCTCTATCCGCTGCTTCGTGGCCTGGATGAGAGTATTCGAGAACCGTAG
- a CDS encoding glycosyltransferase involved in cell wall biosynthesis (product_source=COG0463; cath_funfam=3.90.550.10; cog=COG0463; pfam=PF00535; superfamily=53448): MEIINPKISVIIPHLNQAGGLEECLRCLDAQSLDPARYEVIVVDNGSASSPEAIVTRHRRTRLVHEWQPGPGPARNAGIKAAIGDVFAFIDADCRADPEWLRSALATLCASPERTILGGDVRIWRSDQTEFTAIEAYEGVFAYRFKLYIEQQGFAGTGNLVVRRADFEKIGQFAGIQFAEDMEWGQRARQAGFQFRFVPEMIVFHPARCSLHELYAKWDRQIQHYLHMARGRPAWKTKWILRALAILVSPIVDSVRVIASDRIQGPSARLKAILVLFAIRTHRARKMLNSLGANKPVVWNRDKGI; this comes from the coding sequence ATGGAAATCATCAATCCGAAAATTTCCGTTATTATTCCTCATTTAAATCAGGCCGGCGGGCTTGAAGAATGCCTCAGGTGTCTCGATGCGCAGAGCCTGGACCCAGCGCGCTATGAGGTTATCGTGGTCGATAATGGCTCGGCTTCGTCACCCGAGGCGATCGTCACCCGCCACCGCCGTACGCGTCTGGTGCACGAATGGCAGCCCGGCCCCGGTCCAGCCCGCAATGCCGGAATTAAAGCCGCAATCGGCGACGTCTTCGCTTTTATTGATGCGGATTGTCGGGCTGACCCCGAGTGGTTGCGAAGCGCCCTTGCGACCCTATGTGCCTCACCCGAGAGAACGATCCTTGGTGGCGATGTCCGAATTTGGCGTAGCGATCAAACTGAATTCACGGCGATAGAGGCGTATGAAGGTGTTTTCGCGTATCGCTTCAAACTATATATCGAGCAACAAGGCTTCGCTGGCACTGGAAACCTCGTGGTGCGCCGCGCCGACTTTGAAAAGATCGGACAATTTGCAGGGATCCAGTTTGCCGAAGACATGGAATGGGGACAGCGAGCCAGGCAAGCAGGGTTTCAGTTTCGCTTCGTTCCGGAAATGATTGTCTTTCATCCGGCCCGCTGCTCGCTGCACGAACTGTACGCAAAATGGGATCGTCAAATACAGCACTACCTCCACATGGCCCGCGGCCGGCCGGCCTGGAAGACCAAATGGATTCTGCGCGCGCTGGCGATACTGGTTTCGCCCATTGTGGATTCGGTAAGAGTGATTGCCAGCGATCGCATCCAAGGACCATCAGCGCGCCTCAAAGCGATATTGGTGCTCTTTGCCATCCGCACCCATCGGGCACGCAAGATGTTAAACTCGCTAGGCGCAAACAAGCCGGTCGTATGGAATCGCGATAAAGGGATCTAA